A single window of Cryptococcus neoformans var. neoformans JEC21 chromosome 3 sequence DNA harbors:
- a CDS encoding di-, tri-valent inorganic cation transporter, putative, with product MGLSRQARIITLLVIDSVFFLIELITGYAVGSLALVADSFHMLNDVLSLIVALYTIRLATSPSSSANSYGWQRAEILGALINGVFLVALCVSIGLEAVGRIFSPPEISNAQLIVVVGSLGLLSNIVGLFLFHDHGHSHGGHTHGAVALPNDEDETSSLISRDDSVSELYQHPAQTRAQVIETAQEFGYGGTQLSSSLDSRAGHLAKSPNAGGHGRTGSASRRTKRGSFSRAGGHSRLGSANIVPPVPGQNDVLPPVGGDGNSTSSSTVIDNGKKKASKKDDHDQDHGREREQGSDSGKKLAGNASDAESGHTHGSPAEHGRHGGHGHSHGAMNMRGVFLHVVGDALGNVGVISAGLVIWFCQGRWTLYFDPGVSLVITCIIFSSALPLVKSASYILMQGVPSHVSLDAVRQCIYEVPGVDSVHELHIWQLSESTVVASVHVMIEAGRDYMVVASGIRERMHSHGIHSVTIQPEFYCEETDPQDTEACLIRCPPGQCSGDTCCPPGVKITGPEGDEGNGHDHEH from the exons ATGGGGCTCTCAAGACAGGCGCGCATCATCACCCTTCTGGTGATCGATTCcgtctttttcttgatc GAACTGATTACCGGATACGCTGTCGGCTCTCTGGCACTTGTTGCCGACTCGTTCCATATGCTCAA CGATgtcctctctctcatcgTAGCTCTCTACACAATTAGGCTTGCTACTTCCCCGTCCTCGTCTGCCAACTCTTATGGCTGGCAGCGTGCTGAAATTCTTGGTGCTCTCATTAACGGTGTCTTCCTTGTTGCCCTCTGTGTTTCCATCGGTTTGGAAGCTGTTGGCAGGATCTTCTCTCCCCCGGAAATTTCCAACGCCCAGTTGATCGTTGTCGTGGGCAGCTTGGGTCTCTTGAGTAACATTGTcggccttttcctttttcatg ACCATGGTCATTCTCATGGCGGACACACTCACGGTGCTGTCGCACTTCCCaacgatgaggacgagaCGTCGTCCCTCATCTCTCGTGACGATTCCGTATCTGAGCTTTATCAGCACCCTGCTCAAACCCGCGCACAGGTCATTGAAACTGCCCAAGAATTCGGGTACGGCGGTACTCAGCTTTCATCGTCTCTTGACTCCCGCGCAGGTCATTTGGCCAAATCGCCCAATGCAGGCGGCCATGGTAGAACTGGTAGCGCCAGTAGACGAACAAAGAGAGGAAGTTTCTCCCGCGCTGGAGGCCACAGCAGACTGGGCAGTGCCAACATTGTACCTCCTGTTCCCGGACAGAACGACGTGCTTCCTCCCGTAGGTGGCGATGGTAACTCTACTTCAAGTTCTACAGTTATTGATaatggcaagaagaaagcgTCTAAGAAGGATGACCATGATCAAGACCACGGCCGTGAGCGCGAGCAGGGAAGCGACAGCGGCAAGAAGCTCGCCGGGAATGCCAGCGACGCTGAATCAGGTCATACCCATGGCTCACCTGCTGAACACGGTAGGCATGGCGGCCATGGCCACTCCCACGGTGCTATGAACATGCGTGGCGTCTTTCTGCATGTTGTGGGTGACGCTCTTGGTAATGTCGGTGTTATCTCTGCTGGTCTGGTTATCTGGTT CTGCCAAGGCCGATGGACTCTCTACTTTGACCCAGGTGTCTCTCTTGTCATCACctgcatcatcttctcctccgctcttcctctcgtcaAGTCCGCGTCTTACATCCTCATGCAGGGGGTGCCCTCCCACGTCTCTCTAGACGCTGTGCGTCAATGTATTTATGAAGTCCCTGGTGTTGACTCTGTGCACGAATTACATATCTGGCAATTGTCAGAATCAACAGTCGTTGCCAGTGTTCATGTTATGATCGAGGCCGGCAGAGACTACATGGTGGTAGCTAGCGGCATTAGGGAAAGGATGCATAGCCACGGAATCCACAGCGTCACCATCCAACCAGA GTTTTACTGCGAGGAGACTGATCCCCAGGATACCGAGGCCTGTCTCATCCGTTGCCCGCCAGGACAATGTAGCGGTGACACTTGCTGCCCTCCAGGCGTCAAGATCACCGGCCCagaaggtgatgaagggAACGGACATGATCACGAGCATTAA